Proteins encoded in a region of the Panicum hallii strain FIL2 chromosome 3, PHallii_v3.1, whole genome shotgun sequence genome:
- the LOC112888110 gene encoding osmotin-like protein translates to MAPATGKLLFLGFLLLAAASSTPAAATTLTLHNLCPYPVWPLVTPNTGFPSISDNTGRLDGGGRGLVSLRFPPGFWAGRVVARTGCGSGSGGSAGAACETGASPPATVVQLAVHAEGRDLAAYSVSLVDGFNVPAVVSPQAVGGGQCPALGCAADLNAGCPRAQRVVGGRGDVVACRGPAGYFKERCPLTRTTPADVEPVPQRCFGPGELKVVFCQPAMVNAAAAGETTGRIRTVVADN, encoded by the coding sequence ATGGCGCCCGCGACGGGCAAGCTTCTCTTCCTcggcttcctcctcctcgcggcAGCCTcgtcgacgccggcggcggccaccaCGCTGACGCTCCACAACCTGTGCCCGTACCCGGTATGGCCGCTGGTGACCCCGAACACCGGCTTCCCGTCCATCTCCGACAACACGGGCCGCCTggacggcggcgggcgcgggctcGTCTCCTTGCGCTTCCCGCCGGGCTTCTGGGCGGGCCGCGTGGTGGCGCGCACGGgctgcggcagcggcagcggcggctccgCGGGGGCCGCGTGCGAGACgggcgcctcgccgccggcgacggtgGTGCAGCTGGCGGTGCACGCGGAGGGCCGGGACCTGGCGGCGTACAGCGTGAGCCTGGTGGACGGGTTCAACGTGCCGGCCGTGGTGAGCCCGCAGGCGGTGGGCGGGGGCCAGTGCCCGGCGCTCGGGTGCGCGGCGGACCTGAACGCCGGGTGCCCCCGCGCGCAGCGCGTGGTCGGGGGCCGGGGGGACGTGGTGGCGTGCAGGGGCCCCGCAGGGTACTTCAAGGAGCGGTGCCCGCTGACGCGCACCACGCCCGCCGACGTGGAGCCCGTGCCGCAGCGGTGCTTCGGCCCCGGCGAGCTCAAGGTCGTCTTCTGCCAGCCCGCCATGgtgaacgccgccgccgcgggcgagACCACCGGGCGCATCCGCACCGTCGTCGCCGACAACTAG
- the LOC112888038 gene encoding alpha-taxilin, protein MEGSPATRLPEADSLPDGFVESSGACTASPPSPAPTSEDPPHVTLDSGRPAATSPGGRETLGDPSLPAPTVEDASSAAAEALEALSLHAAAEPERALGEHGSGNAARDAEESLKQSCAAEQEASPTAQKQKESGEPKRKVVKRSKLEKDRELFELAQQYHKVVAERDAAIAVKEKLESLCREFQRQNKMLKEECQRVSTEGQNMRMELSDKFNNAIKDVSVKLEEQKNECIAQLEENNLLRSKLKDLADQYNITQQKYAHQLKEKMLELELADLKLQQHQEKAAQEHTQMQLYAEQVSQLMTTEKNLRLQLASDGERFQQFQDALSKSNEVFETYKQEMEKMISVIKNLKKENEFLKGKCENSDIALVKLIEERELTKKQIEKLKNQKEKLESLCRSLQAERKQGSSASIPEAPSSQEDVAVTSQDS, encoded by the exons ATGGAAGGCTCGCCGGCGACACGCCTCCCGGAGGCCGACTCTCTCCCTGATGGCTTCGTGGAGAGCTCGGGCGCGTGCACGGCCTCTCCTCCATCCCCTGCGCCCACCTCGGAGGATCCACCACATGTCACTCTCGACTCCGGTCGCCCTGCAGCCACCAGCCCAGGCGGTAGGGAAACCCTAGGCGATCCCTCTCTCCCCGCCCCAACTGTCGAGGATGCCTCCTCGGCCGCTGCCGAAGCCTTGGAGGCACTCTCTCTGCACGCCGCTGCGGAGCCGGAACGCGCTCTAGGGGAGCATGGATCTGGCAATGCTGCAAGAG ACGCTGAAGAATCCTTGAAGCAGAGCTGTGCAGCTGAACAAGAAGCATCTCCAACTGCTCAAAAACAAAAG GAGAGTGGTGAGCCGAAACGCAAGGTCGTGAAGCGTAGTAAGCTCGAGAAGGACAGAGAGCTGTTTGAACTTGCCCAGCAATACCACAAAGTGGTGGCAGAAAGGGATGCAG CCATTGCAGTCAAAGAAAAACTAGAATCTCTTTGTAGGGAGTTTCAGCGTCAAAACAAAATGCTGAAG GAAGAGTGCCAAAGGGTGTCGACAGAGGGGCAGAACATGCGTATGGAATTGTCTGACAAATTCAATAATGCCATAAAG GATGTGAGTGTCAAGCTTGAGGAGCAGAAAAATGAATGCATTGCTCAGCTAGAAGAGAACAATCT GTTGAGAAGTAAACTCAAAGATCTTGCTGATCAATATAACATTACTCAGCAGAAATATGCTCACCAG TTGAAAGAGAAGATGCTGGAACTTGAGCTTGCGGATCTGAAACTTCAACAGCATCAAGAGAAGGCTGCTCAGGAACATACCCAAATGCAGTTATATGCTGAGCAAGTTTCTCAGCTTATGACTACTGAGAAGAACCTGCGGTTGCAACTAGCTTCTGATGGAGAAAGATTTCAGCAGTTTCAG GATGCCCTGTCAAAAAGCAATGAAGTCTTTGAAACATACAAGCAGGAGATGGAAAAG ATGATCTCGGTGATAAAGAATCTGAAGAAGGAGAATGAATTTCTGAAGGGAAAATGTGAGAACTCAGATATCGCTCTCGTAAAGCTCATTGAAGAG CGTGAGCTAACAAAGAAGCAAATAGAAAAGTTGAAAAATCAAAAGGAGAAGCTTGAATCCCTGTGTCGTTCGCTACAGGCAGAAAGGAAACAAGGCTCCTCCGCCAGTATTCCTGAGGCACCTTCTAGCCAAGAAGATGTGGCAGTGACAAGCCAAGATTCGTAG